From Candidatus Hoaglandella endobia, a single genomic window includes:
- the recG gene encoding ATP-dependent DNA helicase RecG, with the protein MKGRLLNSIPLNTLSGVGPSIVSKFARIGLKNLQDLLFYLPIRYEDRTKLYPIDEALPGMTVTIQGKVLNSEISFSRKRMLTCRLCDDSGILTLRFFNFNAAMKKNFANGKLVTVYGEIRHGKQGSEIIHPEYHIINESSQSNNKLAASLTPVYPTTDGLRQATLRNTIDQALKLVDMLVPELLPQECRYKIMSLSDALRLLHRPPPEITLDNLVLGYHPAQRRLIFEELLAYNLSMLAVRAGRKKDRALPLQADSDLTKRFIAALPFAPTRAQSRVVEEINQDLAREVPMMRLVQGDVGAGKTLVAALAALCAISEGKQVALMAPTELLAEQHAHNFRNWFAPLGIEVGWLAGKQKRKARQAQQEAIANGLVALVVGTHAIFQAQVHFAGLALVIIDEQHRFGVHQRLAFWKKGFTQGFYPHQLIMTATPIPRTLAMTTYANLDTSVIDEILPGRTPVTTVVIPNTRREEVIQRVRQACLKEQRQAYWVCTLIEESELLEVQAAEHTWKKLVHALPELQIGLVHGRLKEEDKQQLMQTFKAGKVHLLVATTVIEVGIDVPNASLIIIENPERLGLAQLHQLRGRVGRGAVSSHCVLLYQSPLSKIAYLRLKVLRDSNDGFIIAQQDLELRGPGELLGTRQTGNFEFKVADLSRDHEMIPEVQRLSRHIHQHYPALEQALIERWRPKNMRYTFI; encoded by the coding sequence ATGAAAGGCCGCTTGTTAAACTCAATTCCGCTGAATACATTATCAGGGGTTGGGCCGAGTATAGTCAGCAAATTTGCACGAATTGGGCTGAAAAATTTGCAAGATCTTCTCTTTTATCTTCCAATCCGCTATGAAGATCGGACTAAACTTTATCCCATAGATGAGGCCTTGCCTGGTATGACGGTTACTATACAGGGAAAGGTACTCAACAGCGAGATTAGTTTTAGCCGCAAACGCATGCTTACATGCCGTCTGTGCGACGATAGCGGTATCTTGACTTTGCGTTTCTTCAATTTTAACGCGGCCATGAAAAAGAACTTTGCTAACGGAAAGTTGGTAACTGTCTATGGCGAAATCCGCCACGGCAAGCAAGGCAGCGAAATAATCCACCCCGAGTATCATATTATCAACGAGAGTAGCCAGAGTAATAATAAGCTTGCCGCCTCGCTGACTCCAGTTTATCCTACCACCGATGGGCTCAGGCAGGCAACACTGCGTAATACTATCGATCAGGCATTGAAACTAGTAGACATGCTAGTTCCTGAACTATTACCACAGGAATGTCGTTATAAAATAATGAGTCTATCTGATGCTTTACGTCTACTGCACCGTCCGCCACCAGAAATAACTTTGGATAATCTGGTTCTTGGATATCACCCAGCACAACGCAGACTAATTTTCGAAGAACTATTAGCATATAATCTAAGTATGTTAGCAGTCCGTGCTGGGAGGAAAAAAGATCGCGCCCTACCGTTGCAGGCAGATTCCGACCTTACAAAGCGTTTTATTGCCGCGCTGCCCTTTGCTCCGACTAGGGCACAGAGCCGCGTGGTTGAAGAAATCAATCAAGATCTGGCAAGAGAGGTTCCAATGATGCGGTTGGTACAGGGCGATGTCGGCGCAGGCAAAACCCTGGTAGCAGCATTAGCTGCGCTATGCGCCATTAGTGAGGGTAAACAGGTAGCGCTAATGGCGCCCACCGAACTACTGGCTGAACAACATGCACATAATTTTCGCAACTGGTTTGCGCCGCTTGGGATCGAAGTAGGTTGGTTAGCCGGTAAACAGAAAAGAAAAGCGCGACAAGCCCAGCAGGAGGCTATCGCCAATGGCCTAGTGGCGCTGGTGGTCGGCACGCACGCAATTTTTCAGGCTCAGGTACATTTTGCTGGGTTGGCGCTAGTGATTATCGACGAACAACATCGTTTTGGTGTTCATCAGCGACTGGCTTTTTGGAAAAAAGGTTTTACTCAGGGATTTTATCCACATCAGCTAATCATGACCGCAACGCCAATTCCGCGTACCCTCGCAATGACAACTTACGCCAACCTAGATACCTCGGTAATAGATGAGATACTGCCGGGAAGAACGCCAGTAACCACGGTAGTTATTCCTAATACACGACGTGAGGAGGTTATTCAGCGCGTTCGCCAAGCCTGCCTGAAGGAACAACGTCAGGCTTATTGGGTTTGCACTTTGATTGAGGAATCAGAATTGCTGGAAGTGCAAGCAGCAGAGCATACCTGGAAAAAATTAGTACATGCTCTGCCCGAACTGCAAATTGGGCTGGTGCACGGCCGCCTCAAGGAAGAGGATAAACAGCAGCTAATGCAAACTTTTAAGGCCGGTAAAGTGCATCTCTTGGTAGCTACTACAGTTATAGAAGTTGGCATCGATGTGCCCAATGCTAGCCTGATAATTATCGAAAATCCTGAGCGTCTAGGGCTCGCTCAGTTGCATCAGCTACGTGGTCGTGTTGGCCGCGGCGCAGTATCCTCACACTGTGTTTTGCTATATCAATCTCCACTTAGCAAAATAGCATATTTGCGTCTAAAGGTGCTGCGCGATAGTAACGATGGCTTTATTATTGCCCAACAAGATTTAGAGCTCCGCGGCCCTGGCGAGCTACTAGGCACTCGTCAAACCGGCAACTTTGAATTTAAAGTAGCTGATTTGTCGCGCGATCATGAGATGATTCCTGAGGTGCAGCGATTATCGCGACATATCCATCAACATTATCCTGCCTTGGAGCAAGCATTAATTGAGCGCTGGAGACCTAAAAATATGCGTTATACTTTTATCTAA
- the rpsA gene encoding 30S ribosomal protein S1, translating into MTKSFAQLFEESLKKIKTRPGSIVRGTVVSIAKDMVLVDAGLKSESAISVEQFRNVQGELELKVGDQVDVALDAIEDGFGETLLSREKAKRHESWLTLEKSYEKAATVLGIINGKVKGGFTVELNGIRAFLPGSLVDIRPLRDTLHLEGKELEFKVIKLDQKRNNVVVSRRAVIECENSAERDQLLEKLQEGMKVKGIVKNLTDYGAFVDLGGVDGLLHITDMAWKRVKHPIEIVNVGDEINVKILKFDRERIRVSLGLKQLGEDPWIAITKRYPEGTQLIGRVTNLTDYGCFVEIEEGVEGLVHISEMDWTNKNIHPSKVVNMGDMVEVMVLDIDEERRRISLGLKQCKANPWQQFAETHNKADRVEGKIKSITDFGIFIGLEGGIDGLVHLSDISWNVTGEEAVREYKKGDEIAAVVLQVDAERERISLGVKQLTENQFNNYLSLNKKGAIVTGKITAIDAQGATVELATGVEGYLCASEASSDCIEALSVGDNVEAKFTGFDRKNHIVSLSFCAKDEANETKNISTVSNKQEESNFSNAMTEAFKAATKANDNNDGVQET; encoded by the coding sequence ATGACAAAATCTTTTGCTCAACTCTTTGAAGAATCCCTGAAAAAAATAAAAACCCGTCCGGGTTCCATCGTTCGCGGTACCGTTGTGTCGATCGCTAAAGATATGGTTTTAGTTGATGCTGGCTTGAAGTCAGAATCAGCTATTTCCGTCGAGCAATTTCGCAATGTCCAGGGAGAACTAGAACTTAAAGTAGGCGATCAAGTGGATGTTGCGCTTGATGCTATCGAAGATGGTTTCGGAGAAACGTTGCTATCCCGTGAAAAAGCCAAGCGTCATGAATCCTGGCTGACGTTAGAAAAATCGTACGAAAAAGCAGCCACAGTATTAGGCATTATTAATGGGAAAGTAAAAGGTGGCTTTACCGTAGAGTTAAACGGTATCCGTGCATTCTTGCCTGGATCACTAGTCGATATTCGTCCGTTGCGCGACACGCTTCATCTGGAAGGAAAAGAACTTGAGTTTAAAGTTATCAAGCTCGATCAGAAACGCAACAACGTTGTAGTTTCTCGCCGTGCCGTTATCGAGTGCGAAAACAGTGCCGAGCGCGATCAGCTGCTTGAAAAACTGCAGGAAGGCATGAAAGTTAAGGGTATCGTCAAGAACCTGACCGACTACGGTGCCTTCGTTGATCTAGGTGGTGTAGATGGACTCCTGCACATTACCGATATGGCTTGGAAACGCGTTAAGCATCCGATCGAAATCGTTAATGTTGGTGATGAAATCAACGTTAAGATTCTAAAATTTGATCGCGAACGTATCCGCGTTTCCCTGGGCCTAAAACAGTTGGGAGAAGATCCGTGGATTGCTATAACAAAACGTTATCCAGAAGGCACCCAACTGATCGGTCGCGTTACCAATCTTACAGATTACGGTTGTTTCGTTGAAATTGAAGAGGGTGTTGAAGGCCTGGTACACATTTCCGAAATGGATTGGACTAATAAGAACATTCACCCTTCTAAAGTGGTGAATATGGGAGATATGGTAGAAGTCATGGTGCTGGACATTGATGAAGAACGCCGTCGTATCTCTTTAGGCCTGAAGCAGTGCAAAGCCAATCCATGGCAGCAGTTCGCTGAAACCCATAACAAAGCTGACCGCGTTGAAGGCAAAATCAAATCGATCACCGATTTTGGTATCTTTATCGGTCTAGAAGGCGGCATCGACGGTCTAGTACATCTGTCTGACATCTCTTGGAACGTGACCGGGGAAGAAGCAGTGCGCGAATACAAAAAAGGTGACGAAATTGCCGCTGTGGTACTTCAGGTTGACGCCGAACGCGAGCGTATTTCTTTGGGCGTGAAACAACTAACTGAAAATCAGTTTAATAACTATCTTTCTTTGAATAAAAAAGGTGCAATTGTTACCGGTAAAATCACAGCTATTGACGCGCAAGGTGCTACAGTTGAATTAGCAACTGGCGTGGAAGGTTATCTGTGCGCATCTGAAGCTTCTAGTGACTGTATTGAAGCCCTAAGTGTCGGCGACAATGTAGAAGCAAAATTCACAGGTTTTGATCGCAAAAACCACATCGTAAGCCTATCTTTCTGTGCTAAAGACGAGGCAAATGAGACTAAAAATATTAGCACTGTTAGTAATAAGCAGGAAGAAAGCAATTTCTCTAATGCTATGACTGAAGCCTTCAAAGCTGCTACTAAAGCGAATGATAATAATGATGGAGTGCAGGAGACGTAA
- a CDS encoding HD domain-containing protein, producing the protein MIAALLHDVIEDTPITYQDMEQLYSCLVRASQHWWKVCQNLISLSFAIKKEAQTENFRKMFMAMVQDIRVVLIKLADRTHT; encoded by the coding sequence TTGATAGCAGCGCTGCTGCATGACGTCATCGAAGATACCCCCATAACTTATCAGGATATGGAACAGCTGTACAGCTGTTTGGTAAGAGCGTCGCAGCATTGGTGGAAGGTGTGTCAAAACTTGATAAGCTTAAGTTTCGCGATAAAAAAAGAAGCACAAACAGAAAACTTTCGTAAAATGTTCATGGCGATGGTACAAGATATCCGCGTTGTGCTTATTAAACTGGCCGACCGAACCCATACATAA
- the aroA gene encoding 3-phosphoshikimate 1-carboxyvinyltransferase: MQEFLTINPIKHVDGTLNLPGSKSISNRALLLAAQASGTTRLTNLLDSDDVRHMLTALGQLGVTYRLSADHHSCEIDGLGGPLRAEEALTLFLGNAGTAMRPLTAALCLQARDVTVTGEPRMKERPIGHLVDALRQGGAQIDYLGKDHYPPLRLHGGFQGGDITVDCSVSSQFLTSILMMAPLAPQDSRIIIKGALVSQPYIAITLALMKSFGIEIHHDNYRVFYITSGRVYCSPGDYLVEGDASSASYFLAAAAIRGGTVRVTGISRHSVQGDINFADVLEKMGATINWGDNFIECTRCTLHAIDMDMNSIPDAAMTIATTALFTNGGTTTLRNIYNWRVKETDRLAAMSTELRKVGATVIEGKDYLSITPPSKLIDARIDTYNDHRMAMCFALVALSDTPVTIKNPQCTHKTFPDFFIRLASLSQSA; the protein is encoded by the coding sequence ATGCAGGAGTTCCTGACTATCAATCCCATCAAACACGTTGATGGTACCCTCAATCTGCCGGGTTCCAAGAGCATTTCCAACCGCGCCCTCTTGCTAGCAGCGCAGGCATCTGGCACTACGCGGTTAACCAATTTACTCGATAGCGATGATGTACGCCATATGCTAACAGCCCTAGGCCAACTAGGCGTTACCTACCGACTCTCGGCTGATCACCATAGCTGTGAAATCGACGGTCTCGGTGGTCCGTTACGCGCAGAAGAAGCACTAACACTCTTTCTCGGCAACGCTGGCACAGCTATGCGCCCGCTGACCGCCGCGCTATGCCTGCAGGCGCGCGATGTAACTGTTACTGGTGAACCGCGTATGAAAGAGCGTCCTATTGGACATCTAGTGGATGCGCTACGTCAAGGCGGGGCGCAAATCGATTACTTAGGTAAAGATCATTATCCCCCGTTGAGGTTGCACGGTGGATTCCAGGGCGGCGACATCACCGTAGATTGCAGTGTCTCTAGTCAGTTTCTAACCTCTATATTAATGATGGCGCCGCTGGCACCTCAAGATAGCCGTATTATTATAAAAGGTGCACTGGTGTCCCAGCCGTATATTGCTATTACTTTAGCGCTTATGAAAAGTTTCGGTATTGAAATCCATCACGATAATTACCGCGTGTTTTATATCACTAGCGGCAGAGTCTATTGCTCCCCAGGGGACTATCTAGTAGAAGGAGATGCATCAAGCGCTTCATACTTTTTGGCGGCAGCAGCAATTCGTGGAGGTACCGTGCGCGTAACAGGAATCAGTCGCCATAGTGTACAGGGTGATATAAATTTTGCCGATGTCTTAGAAAAAATGGGTGCTACCATTAACTGGGGCGATAATTTTATTGAATGCACGCGATGCACGCTACACGCTATCGATATGGATATGAACTCTATACCAGATGCTGCGATGACTATTGCCACTACCGCGTTATTCACTAACGGTGGTACTACCACGTTACGCAATATTTATAACTGGCGGGTTAAGGAAACAGATCGACTGGCAGCAATGTCTACCGAACTACGTAAAGTTGGTGCTACTGTCATCGAGGGAAAAGATTATCTATCAATTACACCACCATCGAAACTGATCGATGCACGCATTGATACCTATAATGACCATCGTATGGCGATGTGCTTCGCACTGGTAGCACTATCTGATACGCCAGTGACGATTAAAAATCCGCAGTGTACCCATAAAACTTTTCCGGACTTTTTTATAAGGCTGGCGTCGTTAAGTCAGTCCGCCTAA
- the yihA gene encoding ribosome biogenesis GTP-binding protein YihA/YsxC, giving the protein MIKNYNYHITRFVKNAPNIRHLPIDKGIEIAFAGRSNAGKSSALNTLTNQKTLARTSKIPGRTQLINLFEVQPGIRLVDLPGYGYAEVPEELKHKWQCALGEYLQKRDSLKGLVVLMDIRHPMKDLDQKIIQWAVDVKIPVLVLLTKSDKLASSARIAQLSNVRKAALAFGGDMQIELFSSLKKQGVDKLRQKLDIWFNNKLPKQYN; this is encoded by the coding sequence TTGATTAAAAATTATAATTATCATATTACACGTTTCGTTAAAAACGCGCCTAATATTCGTCATCTGCCCATCGATAAAGGTATCGAAATTGCGTTCGCTGGACGTTCTAATGCCGGAAAATCTAGTGCTCTAAATACTCTTACTAATCAGAAAACACTGGCCAGAACTAGTAAAATACCCGGACGTACCCAATTGATAAATCTATTTGAGGTTCAGCCAGGTATAAGATTGGTCGATTTGCCTGGCTACGGCTATGCAGAAGTACCGGAAGAACTAAAACATAAGTGGCAATGTGCTCTAGGTGAATATCTGCAAAAACGCGATAGTCTGAAAGGACTGGTGGTCTTAATGGATATTCGCCACCCCATGAAAGATTTAGATCAAAAAATAATTCAATGGGCAGTAGATGTGAAGATACCGGTTCTAGTTCTACTAACTAAATCTGATAAGCTAGCTTCCAGCGCGCGCATAGCCCAATTGAGCAATGTACGGAAAGCAGCTTTAGCGTTCGGGGGTGACATGCAGATAGAGCTGTTTTCCTCCCTAAAAAAACAGGGAGTAGATAAACTACGGCAAAAACTAGATATTTGGTTTAATAATAAACTACCGAAACAATATAACTGA
- the ihfB gene encoding integration host factor subunit beta translates to MTKSELIEKIAEKHTHIQAKVFEDAVKEMLEYMVTVLASGKRIEIRGFGSFSLHYRAPRIGRNPKNGDKVQLKGRYVPYFKPGKELRNRANIYG, encoded by the coding sequence ATGACCAAATCTGAGCTCATCGAAAAAATAGCTGAAAAGCACACTCATATCCAAGCCAAAGTATTTGAAGATGCGGTAAAAGAAATGCTTGAGTATATGGTAACGGTCCTCGCCAGTGGCAAGCGTATCGAAATTCGTGGTTTTGGCAGTTTTTCTCTGCACTACCGTGCACCGCGTATTGGCCGTAATCCGAAAAATGGCGATAAAGTGCAACTTAAAGGCAGGTATGTTCCTTACTTTAAACCGGGTAAGGAGCTGCGTAACCGCGCCAATATCTACGGTTAA
- the typA gene encoding translational GTPase TypA: protein MIENLRNIAIIAHVDHGKTTLVDKLLQQSGTIDDRNDVIERVMDSNYLEKERGITILAKNTAINWHNYRINIVDTPGHADFGGEVERVMSMVDSVLLLVDAMDGPMPQTRFVTQKAFAYGLKPIVVINKVDRSGARPDWVVNQVFDLFVNLGATDEQLDFPIVYTSALNGIAGLAHECMAEDMTPLFEAIIKHVESPKVDVNGPFQLQISQLDYNSYVGVIGIGRIKRGSIKPNQNVTVVNRAGKHRNGKVGKILVHMGLQRIEHKLAEAGDIIAITGLGELNISDTLCDPSQIEALPPLNIDEPTVSMLFGVNNSPFCGKEGKFVTSRQILERLNKELVHNMALRVEETNDPDTFRVSGRGELHLSVLIENMRREGFEIAVSRPKVIFRTVDGVKQEPFELVTLDIEDQHQGMVMEAMGLRKGEMRGMMLPNGKGRIRLDYIIPSRGLIGFRTSFLTMTSGTGLLYSTFSHYSDVRPGEIGQRQNGVLISNGQGKAVAYALYSLQDRGRLFLGHGAEVYEGQIIGIHTRSNDLTVNCLTGKKLTNMRASGTDEATTLVPAIKMSLEQALEFIDDDELVEVTPQSLRLRKRYLTENERKRASRNY from the coding sequence GTGATTGAAAATCTGCGTAATATCGCTATCATCGCGCATGTTGACCACGGTAAAACTACCCTGGTTGATAAATTATTGCAACAATCCGGTACTATCGACGACCGGAACGATGTAATTGAACGTGTGATGGACTCTAATTATTTGGAGAAAGAACGTGGGATTACTATCCTAGCTAAAAATACTGCTATCAACTGGCACAACTACCGTATTAACATTGTTGACACCCCGGGACACGCAGACTTTGGCGGAGAAGTTGAACGTGTGATGTCCATGGTTGACTCGGTATTATTGTTGGTCGATGCTATGGATGGTCCAATGCCCCAAACCAGGTTCGTGACGCAAAAAGCTTTTGCTTATGGTCTAAAACCCATCGTAGTGATTAACAAAGTTGATCGATCTGGTGCGCGCCCAGATTGGGTAGTTAATCAGGTTTTTGATCTATTCGTTAATTTGGGAGCAACCGACGAGCAGCTAGATTTTCCAATCGTCTATACCTCAGCACTAAACGGTATAGCCGGTTTAGCGCATGAATGCATGGCCGAGGATATGACACCGCTTTTTGAAGCTATTATTAAACATGTCGAGTCGCCAAAGGTCGATGTTAACGGCCCATTTCAGCTGCAAATTTCCCAGCTTGATTATAACAGTTATGTCGGTGTGATCGGCATCGGCCGCATTAAACGCGGCTCGATAAAACCAAATCAGAACGTAACCGTGGTTAATAGAGCAGGCAAACATCGCAACGGTAAAGTAGGGAAAATACTAGTCCATATGGGATTGCAGCGCATCGAGCATAAACTAGCAGAAGCTGGTGATATTATTGCGATTACTGGTTTAGGCGAGCTTAATATTTCCGATACGCTTTGCGATCCGTCACAGATAGAAGCGCTACCTCCGCTGAACATAGATGAACCAACTGTTTCTATGCTATTTGGCGTCAATAACTCACCTTTTTGCGGTAAAGAAGGTAAATTTGTGACTTCGCGTCAGATCCTAGAACGTTTAAATAAAGAGCTAGTGCACAATATGGCATTGCGTGTTGAAGAGACCAACGATCCAGATACTTTCCGCGTTTCGGGGCGCGGCGAACTACACCTATCGGTGCTAATTGAGAACATGCGTCGTGAAGGTTTTGAAATTGCCGTTTCACGTCCAAAAGTTATTTTTCGCACAGTTGATGGCGTCAAGCAAGAGCCGTTTGAATTGGTTACGCTAGATATTGAAGATCAGCATCAAGGTATGGTTATGGAAGCAATGGGCCTTCGTAAAGGCGAAATGCGCGGTATGATGCTCCCAAACGGGAAAGGACGTATTCGTCTAGATTACATTATCCCCAGTAGAGGATTAATTGGTTTCCGTACTAGTTTCTTAACAATGACCTCAGGTACTGGTCTGCTGTACTCTACCTTTAGCCATTATAGCGATGTGCGCCCAGGTGAAATTGGCCAACGTCAGAACGGCGTGCTGATCTCTAATGGTCAAGGTAAAGCTGTGGCTTACGCACTTTATAGCCTACAAGATCGTGGCCGTCTTTTTTTGGGACACGGCGCGGAAGTTTACGAAGGTCAGATCATTGGCATTCATACCCGTTCTAATGATCTAACGGTAAACTGTTTAACTGGTAAGAAACTGACTAACATGCGTGCCTCAGGAACTGACGAAGCAACTACCTTAGTGCCGGCAATAAAAATGTCGCTGGAGCAGGCGTTGGAATTTATCGATGATGACGAGTTAGTTGAAGTTACACCACAGTCGTTACGGCTACGCAAGCGCTATTTGACCGAAAACGAGCGTAAACGCGCCAGCCGTAACTACTAG
- the gmk gene encoding guanylate kinase produces the protein MIPSNLYIVSAPSGAGKSSLIKALLNNQQLYNIQLSISHTTRTMRPEETNGQHYFFVSVAEFERMISVNAFLEYAKVFGNYYGTARKTIEQILATGVDVLLDIDWQGAQQIRRKIPKTYSIFILPPSKKELNCRLRRRGQDSEEVIARRMAQAVNEMTHLTEYDYLIINDDFNTALLDLKTIIQAERLRLECQKIYYKVLINKLMVD, from the coding sequence ATAATTCCAAGTAATCTATATATTGTTTCAGCCCCGAGTGGCGCGGGAAAGTCCAGCCTGATCAAAGCATTACTTAATAATCAACAACTGTATAATATACAATTATCTATTTCCCATACTACCCGAACCATGCGGCCAGAAGAAACTAATGGTCAACACTATTTTTTCGTGTCGGTAGCCGAATTCGAACGTATGATAAGTGTAAATGCCTTTCTCGAATATGCCAAAGTATTTGGCAATTATTACGGTACAGCACGGAAAACTATTGAGCAAATACTAGCTACTGGTGTTGATGTATTGCTCGATATAGATTGGCAAGGCGCGCAGCAGATCCGTCGTAAAATACCTAAAACGTATAGTATATTTATTTTGCCACCGTCTAAAAAAGAACTAAATTGCCGTCTGCGCAGACGCGGTCAAGATAGCGAGGAAGTTATCGCTCGGCGCATGGCGCAAGCGGTTAACGAAATGACCCACCTTACGGAGTATGATTATTTAATCATTAATGACGACTTTAATACTGCCTTGCTTGATTTAAAGACCATTATTCAGGCAGAAAGACTGCGCCTGGAGTGTCAAAAAATATACTATAAAGTATTAATCAATAAATTGATGGTAGACTAA
- the cmk gene encoding (d)CMP kinase, which translates to MTVLAPVITIDGPSGAGKGTLCQALAETLQWHLLDSGAIYRVLALGALLHQVAIDSEEALVSLAIHLDVHFAVKLGQLNVLWEGKDVSQVIRNETVGNTASQLASFSYIREALLQRQYAFRTSPGLIADGRDMGTLVFPDAPVKIFLDASSEARAHRRMLQLQEQGFSVNFEHLLSKIKERDDRDRNRAVAPLVPAADALVLDSSCLTINEVMVQVLMHARQILGLS; encoded by the coding sequence TTGACAGTTCTAGCCCCAGTAATAACCATCGACGGACCAAGTGGTGCCGGTAAGGGAACGCTCTGCCAAGCGTTAGCAGAAACATTACAATGGCATTTACTAGATTCCGGCGCGATTTACCGGGTGTTAGCACTGGGAGCTTTGTTACATCAGGTAGCTATCGACAGTGAAGAAGCATTAGTTTCTCTCGCCATCCATCTTGATGTGCACTTTGCGGTTAAGTTAGGCCAGCTAAACGTTTTGTGGGAAGGAAAAGATGTCAGCCAGGTTATTCGCAATGAGACCGTTGGTAATACTGCGTCGCAACTTGCCTCGTTTTCTTATATACGTGAGGCGTTGCTGCAGCGTCAGTACGCATTTCGTACTTCTCCTGGCCTTATCGCCGATGGCCGCGATATGGGTACTTTAGTTTTTCCCGACGCTCCAGTAAAGATTTTTCTTGACGCTTCGTCTGAAGCAAGGGCGCATCGCCGCATGCTGCAGTTGCAGGAACAGGGTTTTAGTGTTAACTTTGAGCATCTCTTATCTAAAATAAAAGAACGAGACGATCGCGACCGTAATCGTGCAGTAGCACCTTTAGTACCAGCAGCTGATGCGCTGGTGCTAGATTCTAGCTGCCTAACTATTAATGAAGTGATGGTCCAAGTACTGATGCACGCTAGGCAAATTTTGGGTTTATCTTAA